In a single window of the Actinomycetota bacterium genome:
- a CDS encoding metallophosphoesterase family protein, whose protein sequence is MAKIGVISDTHLPRGNRRIPEEVFSLFEGADLILHAGDFVQAEVLYELGAIAPVKGVLGNCDTPELARQVPVKESIEVEGVLIGMIHDSGDRERRRKRMTDAFPGHRVVVFGHSHMPVVDDDGDLLLLNPGSACDPRRAKTPTVAILDITDGKPSARLVEL, encoded by the coding sequence ATGGCGAAGATCGGTGTCATCTCCGATACCCACCTGCCTCGGGGCAACCGCAGGATTCCCGAGGAGGTCTTCTCGTTGTTCGAAGGCGCCGACCTGATCCTGCACGCCGGCGACTTCGTGCAGGCCGAGGTCCTCTACGAGCTCGGCGCGATCGCCCCGGTCAAGGGCGTGTTGGGCAACTGCGACACGCCCGAGCTGGCCCGGCAGGTCCCCGTCAAGGAGTCGATCGAGGTCGAGGGCGTACTCATCGGCATGATCCACGACTCGGGCGACCGGGAGCGGCGGCGCAAGCGGATGACCGACGCCTTCCCCGGCCACCGGGTGGTCGTGTTCGGGCACTCGCACATGCCGGTTGTCGACGACGACGGCGATCTGCTCCTGCTCAACCCCGGGAGCGCCTGCGACCCTCGCCGGGCCAAAACCCCTACCGTGGCGATCCTGGACATCACCGACGGCAAGCCGAGCG
- a CDS encoding DNA topoisomerase IB, protein MPRLRRSDQSRPGITRVRRGKGFQYLDPFGRPLDDPETLVRIRTLAIPPAWNDVWICPFPNGHIQAIGYDVAGRKQYLYHPHWRTMRDQLKFQHMIEFAHCLPDLRRQTRQCLMAPDMSRERVLAAAARMLDRGAFRLGSEQYTTKHSTFGIATILKSHVRLGPDYSITFDFIAKHQQRQVHKIVDPDIYEIIATLKRRRSGTELLAYKVGGRWVDVKSADVNLFLKEISGGDFTAKDFRTWAATVLAAVALSKKLDAKSATARKRAVVAAVKEVAQSIGNTPAVCRSSYIYPRVIDDYLAGITIAPAIEGLDQEKLGEWGYREAVDAVVLSLLEGEKIRQKVA, encoded by the coding sequence ATGCCCCGCCTGAGAAGGTCCGACCAGTCCCGGCCGGGCATCACCCGCGTCCGCCGGGGCAAGGGCTTTCAGTACCTGGACCCGTTCGGCCGGCCGCTGGACGACCCCGAGACCCTGGTGCGCATCCGGACCCTGGCGATTCCTCCGGCGTGGAACGACGTCTGGATCTGCCCCTTCCCCAACGGCCACATCCAGGCCATCGGCTACGACGTCGCCGGACGAAAGCAGTACCTGTACCACCCGCACTGGCGCACCATGCGGGACCAGCTGAAGTTCCAGCACATGATCGAGTTCGCCCACTGCCTGCCGGACCTCAGGCGCCAGACCCGCCAGTGCCTGATGGCGCCCGACATGAGCCGGGAGAGGGTGCTCGCGGCGGCCGCACGGATGCTCGACCGGGGGGCGTTCCGGCTGGGGAGCGAGCAGTACACCACCAAGCACTCGACCTTCGGCATCGCAACGATCCTGAAAAGCCACGTCCGCCTGGGGCCTGACTACTCCATCACCTTCGATTTCATCGCCAAACACCAGCAGCGCCAGGTCCACAAGATCGTCGACCCCGACATCTACGAAATCATCGCAACGCTCAAGAGACGCCGCTCCGGCACCGAGTTGCTCGCCTACAAGGTCGGTGGGCGCTGGGTCGACGTGAAGTCCGCCGACGTCAACCTGTTCCTCAAGGAGATCAGCGGCGGAGACTTCACCGCCAAGGACTTTCGCACCTGGGCCGCTACCGTCCTGGCCGCGGTCGCGCTGTCCAAAAAGCTGGACGCCAAGTCGGCGACGGCCCGGAAGCGGGCGGTGGTCGCGGCCGTCAAGGAGGTCGCGCAGAGCATCGGGAACACCCCGGCGGTGTGCCGGTCCTCCTACATATACCCACGGGTGATCGACGACTACCTGGCGGGGATCACCATTGCTCCGGCGATCGAAGGACTGGATCAGGAGAAGCTGGGGGAGTGGGGGTACCGGGAGGCGGTCGACGCCGTCGTGCTCTCGCTGCTGGAGGGCGAGAAGATCCGGCAGAAGGTCGCCTAG